A window of Kribbella sp. NBC_00382 genomic DNA:
CCTGCTCGTAGACCGGCCGCAGTGCCTTCGCGACGTAGTCCGCCGCGGTCCCTCCCGGCGTGTTCCATGGGCGATTCAGTTCGTTGCCGACCTCGAAGTACTGAGCGCCGGAGTTGATGGCTGTCTCGGTGCTCGCCGTGGCCCAGGCCAGCGCCGCGTCGTCGGTCATCGTCGCCAACGGCAACGGCGGCTGCAGTTCGATGTTGTGCGCCATCCCGCGCTGGTCGAAGTCCGCAGGCGGGAGGCCCGGACCGCCGTCGTACGCGATCCGCACCCATTTGATCCCGACCTTCTGCCACAGATCCAGTACTGCGCTCGCCGACGGCACCTTGAGCCACGGGTAGTTGGCGATCCCGAACATGCTCGAATCGTCCGCCTGGTAGGCGAAATCGGGCAGCACGGTCAGATTGGTCCGCGCAAACGCCGAATCGTCGCCCGCCTGCACGCTGACCTCGGTAACGATCGACCCGTACGCCGGTGAGCTCAAACTGAACGCATGGTCGACCGTCCCCCGGCCGGGAACCGTGACCGTCGCCGTGCTGGACGCGAGGACCGTGCCGTTGAAGTCGCGGGCCCACCAGGTGAGCAAGGCCGACCGGCTCTGCGCCGTCGCGTTGGCGACCTGGACCTTGACCGGCATCTGCACACCCGGACCGCTCCACAGGCTGAACGGCTGATCGGTCCACAGCTCGATCGCGAGCTCGCGACCCTGCCCGGCCGCGGCCGCAGCATTCGGCCGGAGGTCGCTGAAGATGAAGTCGGCCCGCGTGACCGCGCTGTCGGCGCCCGTCGCGGTCCCGGGCGCGTGCACCCAGGTCGTGTTGGTCCACGCCTTCTTCGACTTCTCGAGGATCAGCAGTCCGTGCGTGCCGGTCCAGGTCGACGCGTAGCCGACGCCCACCGCGGACTCGAACGGGATACCGCCGTCGGGTGCCCGGTTCCACTGGTTGATCGGCAGCCAGACGTCCGCGCCGATCCCGCCGATGATCGCCCGGCTGAACATGAACCCGTCGAGCGTCAGCGTCGTCGACCCCGCGACGGTCCACTCGTAGTGAACGCTCTTGGTCGACACCGTCACCAGGCCGGTGACGGTGATCGATCCGGCGGCGGCCGGCATCACGTAGACCATCTTGAGCGCTTGGGTGCCGTCGGCCAGGGACACGATGCTCGGCGTACCGCCAGTTGAGACCTGGGTCCCGGCGACCGTGTCCTTGAGCTGGAACTTCGAGCCCTGCATGCGGATCGTGCCGCTCGCGTCCCGGACCGTGATCATCCCGCCCGGCGATCCGGTGACCGTGATGCCCTCGGCGGTGAGAGCGGGATCGCCGGTGGTGCCGGCGTGGACCTCGCTGGGCTTCAGCCAGGTCAGTACGCCGGCGGCGAATCCCGCGGCCAGGACCTGGCGGCGGGACGGGGAGAACTGCGACTCGGATCTCGGTGCTTCCCTCACGGTGACCGTCCTCACGGATTGACAGCGGTGATGATAATTCGGATTATCAACAACGATCACCAACCTTCAACGGACGACCGCCGACTGTCAAGAGGCCGTTGCGGATCTCGGGAACCCCGTGTTAGCGTCCTGATAATTCGCATCATCAAACGGAAACAGGTGCGTGCATGGAGAAGCCACCCAAGGTCACGCAGCGGGAGATCGCCCGGATCGCGGGCGTCAGTCAGGCCACCGTGTCGATGGTCCTGAACGACCGGGAGTACTCGAACGTCCGGATCCCCGCCGCCACCCGCGAGCGGGTCCGGCGCGCGATCGAGCAGACGACGTACGTCCCCGATCCCGCGGCCCGCCGCCTCGCCGGCCTGGACAACAAGATCCTCGGCGTCTTCACCTACGAGGCCGCCCTGTCCCGCGAGAGCCTCGACTTCTACGGCCCGCTGCTGCACGGCATCGAGCAGGAGGCCGAGCGGCTCGGCTGCGACCTGCTCTTCTTCACCTCCTCGCCGGTCGAGGACGGCACCCGCAAGCTGTTCCACAAGCAGACCCGGCTGCGGCTCACCGACGGCTGCATCCTGCTCGGCCAGCAGATGGACAGCGCGGAGCTGACCAGGCTGGTCGAGGAGGGCTTCCCCTTCGTCGCCGTCGGCCGCCGCGACGAGCCGAATGTCCCGTACGTCGGAATCGACTACCTCAGCCTGACCGGCGACATCGTCGAGCAAGCAGTTGCCCTCGGCCACCGCCGGATCACCTACGCGCACTACGGCCGCAGTACTCCGGCAGCCGCCGACCGGCTGGCCGGACTGGCCCTCGCCGCTGAGACGCTGCAGGTCGAGACGACGTTGCTGAGTACCGCCGA
This region includes:
- a CDS encoding LacI family DNA-binding transcriptional regulator, producing MEKPPKVTQREIARIAGVSQATVSMVLNDREYSNVRIPAATRERVRRAIEQTTYVPDPAARRLAGLDNKILGVFTYEAALSRESLDFYGPLLHGIEQEAERLGCDLLFFTSSPVEDGTRKLFHKQTRLRLTDGCILLGQQMDSAELTRLVEEGFPFVAVGRRDEPNVPYVGIDYLSLTGDIVEQAVALGHRRITYAHYGRSTPAAADRLAGLALAAETLQVETTLLSTADVDLSEVAAAIASTGDTVVITEDVFMAEALAVELAEHGKAIPEDLSLAVLGDVEGHSLGGRSLTGFQLPREQLAAEALALLQELIVRDEKARAKLELRTMIEGSVVAGATLAQLKESR